From the Musa acuminata AAA Group cultivar baxijiao chromosome BXJ3-7, Cavendish_Baxijiao_AAA, whole genome shotgun sequence genome, one window contains:
- the LOC103972873 gene encoding cyclin-D3-2-like: MALLPLFDPLCCQEESLELEEERTGPLSPDHLLEDWAAVAEEEWVEALCSLATREGETRLPDGRGEHTYLLSARMEAVEWVARASERHLFSALTALLAVDYLDRCFLTSSVAGGLRLQQDKPWMGRLAAVACLSLAAKVEETRVPLLLNLQLSLAAATATEPEDNKFVFEAKTIRLMERLVLSSLGWRMNPVTPLSFIHHLLPRLCPCSKDKNAISTTTAAARVRDLVNGCEAILLCVIADRRWIRYPASVWAAAALSAASLESHETHHLISFLNVPKDKVDECYRLIMERGIHGGKRKHSSASSYYAYSSPASPSESSSSGGDCWSRWPTSGSPSPEIRPLKRPNCSSGSKTFGDNELCSCSNVNRL; the protein is encoded by the exons ATGGCTCTTTTGCCTCTCTTTGACCCTCTGTGTTGCCAAGAAGAGAGCTTGGAGCTGGAAGAAGAACGGACAGGACCATTGTCGCCCGACCACCTCCTAGAGGACTGGGCGGCGGTGGCCGAGGAGGAGTGGGTGGAGGCGCTTTGCTCCTTGGCGACCAGAGAAGGGGAGACCCGGCTGCCTGACGGCCGCGGGGAACACACGTACCTGCTGTCGGCAAGGATGGAGGCGGTGGAGTGGGTGGCTCGCGCCTCGGAGCGCCACTTGTTCTCCGCCCTCACGGCGCTGCTTGCCGTCGACTACCTGGACCGGTGCTTCCTCACCTCTTCCGTAGCCGGCGGGCTCCGGCTTCAGCAGGACAAGCCGTGGATGGGGCGGCTGGCGGCTGTGGCCTGCCTGTCTCTGGcggcgaaggtggaggagacccgcgTTCCCCTGCTCCTTAACCTGCAGCTGTCGTTAGCCGCGGCGACGGCGACGGAGCCGGAGGACAACAAGTTCGTGTTCGAGGCCAAGACCATCCGGCTGATGGAGCGACTCGTGCTCTCTTCCCTTGGGTGGCGGATGAACCCCGTCACGCCGCTCTCGTTCATCCACCACCTCCTTCCTCGACTCTGTCCCTGTTCCAAAGACAAGAACGCGATCTCCACCACAACCGCCGCCGCCCGTGTCCGAGACCTGGTTAACGGGTGCGAAGCTATTCTCCTCTGCGTCATAGCCG ATCGGAGATGGATCCGCTATCCTGCATCCGTTTGGGCCGCGGCGGCGCTGTCCGCCGCTTCGCTGGAGTCCCACGAGACCCACCACCTCATCTCTTTCCTCAACGTTCCAAAG GACAAAGTGGACGAATGCTATCGGCTCATCATGGAACGAGGAATCCATGGCGGTAAGCGAAAGCATTCCTCTGCCTCCTCGTACTACGCCTACAGTTCACCAGCAAGTCCAAGCGAGAGTTCGTCGAGCGGCGGCGATTGCTGGTCAAGGTGGCCAACCTCGGGCTCACCTTCGCCGGAGATTCGCCCTCTCAAAAGGCCAAACTGCAGCAGCGGCAGCAAGACCTTCGGAGACAATGAACTCTGCTCCTGTTCCAATGTAAATAGATTATGA